Genomic segment of Panicum virgatum strain AP13 chromosome 9N, P.virgatum_v5, whole genome shotgun sequence:
AATTGGAGGATGAAGGGAAGGATCAGGAGGGAGTGGAAGAGGAGGTCCAGGTGGAAgtgaagagagggagggggaggccCAGGAAGGCTGTTACGGAGGATGACGCCCTGCAGGCACATGTGTTGAGGGAGCTCGGTGTGAGGGCGTCGCAGTACAATCatgaggagaggaagaagatacTCAGTAAGTACCTCTCGAAGCGACAGAGCAGACCTGCCTCAAGCAGGCCTACCAAGGTAAACACCTTAGATTTTGCTACTAGTTGTGATGAATGACATACTATAAATTATGATACTGATACTGTCTACTATAGAGTAGAATGTATGTAGGCATTGTGAACATGATGAGATTGTGATACTTGGTACATTGACATTTGTGATGCCCATCTTCCACCTTTTTActagaacaacaacaacataccTTTTTTTCCAAgaaagttggggtaggctagagatgaaacccgaaagaaataagttcaaggttcaggcacattgatagctagtctccaagcgctcctatccaaagctatctctttagagatattccaatccttaaggtctcttaaccgactcatcccacgtcagtttaggtctacctctacccctctttacattatcgacccgctcaagaaccccattacgcaccggcgcctcaggaggcctttgttggacatgtccaaaccatctcagccgatgctgggtaagtttctccacaattggtgccaccccgaccctatcccgaataacttcgttccggactctatccctccttgtgtgcccgcaaaaccaccacaACATccacatctctgctacactcagttgctagacatgtcgccttttttgtaggccaacattcagcaccgtataacatcgccgaacgaattgttgtcctatagaatttgctttttagcttttgtggcaccctcttgtcacaaaggtgctagaagcttgccgccatttcaaccagccagctgaaattctatgcctaacatcttcatcaatgtcgtcatccttttgtagcaccgatcttaaataccgaaaagtattcttctggaccaccacttgcccatctagactaacgtctcccccctcatgcctagtcgcgctgaaatcgcacatcatgtactcagtcttggtcctactaagtctgaaccctttctattctaacgtgcgtctccacagctctaacttactattaacccctgccctactcttgtcaactagcaccacatcatcagcaaagagcatacatcaagggatctcaccttgtatatcccttgtgacctcatccatcactaaagcaaataaataagggctcaatgctgacccctggtgtaggcctatgttaataggaaagtcagtggtgttgccatcacatgtccggacaaacgtcgtcgcatccttgtacatatccttaatgaggataatgtacttagttgggactttgtgcttctccaaggcccaccacatgatatttctcggtactttgtcatatgccttctcaatgtcaatgaagaccatgtgcaagtccttcttctgctccctatatctctccatcaattgtcgtattaagaaaatcgtctccatggttgaccttccaggcatgaatccaaattgattttgggtcactcttcttaggcgatgctcgataaccctctcccaaatcttcatcgtatggctcatcagcttaatcccacggtagttagtacaactttgaacatcgcccttgtttttgaagataggtaataatatacttctcctccattcttccggcatcttgtttgaccgaaaaataagattaaaaagcttacttaaccatactattgctctatctcctagtcatctccacacctcaatagggataccatcagggcccatcgctttacctcccttcatcctcttcaaagcctccccgatctctacctcctgaattctcctcacaaaacgtctgttggcaTCGTCAAAAGAAtaatctaactcaagggtagggccctcactctccccattaaacaacttgttgaagtactctctccatctatccatgatctcctcatccttcactagcagtcgatctgtcccatccttaatgcatttgatttggttgatgtcccttgtcttccgctcgcggatcctagccatcctataaatgtcattCTCCCCTtttttcgtgcctagccgctgatacaggtcatcatacgccttaccctttgctacactcacagctcgctttgcaaccttcttcgctaatttatagccctcgatgttggctgcactcttgtcaaagtggaggcgcttgaaacactccttctccttaatagccctttgcacctcgtcgttccaccactaggtgtctttcccctcctgtttgtctcccctactcacgccaaacacctctggggccaccttccgaacacatattgccatctttagccacatgtcatctgcatcttctccttcttcccaaggcccatCACCTAGCAttctttccttaaacgcttgtgccgcttcccctctaagcttccaccactttgttctcgcaatctttgcacgtttgtcccggtggacacgtacccgaaggcgaaagtccgccaccacaagcttgtgttgagggacaacacactccccaggtatcaccttacaatctaagcaatcacgtctatccttcctcctagcaaggataaagtcgatctggctcgagtgttgtccactacgaaacgtcacaagatgggattccctcttcttaaacacggtattcgctatcaacaagtcataGGCTAACGcaaagttcaacacatcctccctttcttgactcctgctaccatacccaaaacccccgtgcactcgctcgaaccctacattagtcgctcccacatggccgttgagatctcctatgaagagtttctccctggtaggcacggtactaaccatgctatctagatcttcccagaattgcatcttggtgctctcactaaggcctacctgaggggcatagtcactgatcacattcaaaaccgaatctccaactaccaaccggattaggataatccggtcgccttaccttctaacctctacgatttcatccttaaggctcctatcaatcaagatgcctacaccatttctacccggagttgctcccgtgtaccaaagcttgaagccagtatcctcaacctccttcgccttctgaccattccatttagtctcctgaacgcatagaatatttacacgcctcctaattgctgtatcaactagctctcgcaacttacccgttagggaccctacgttccagctacctatacgaatcctagttggctcggctagcttccttatccttcgcacccgtcgagggaagtgcgaagacccttgctcatttttcactacacccgggcgtagatgtagcgcgccattcaggtgacgacccgacccttgctcacttatcatcgtacccaggtcacgatacgacgcgcctttggggggatggcgacccggcccttgcccatttatcaccacgCCCGGGTTctgatgtagcgcgtcgctaagagggttacgccccaacgagtttcttgtgggtttcaaatccattagaatggctattttttatgctggtttgccaaaacctaacgcaatcctcctcctttacccgggcttgggaccggctatgctgagacgactcaggagagagaaAATCTTCCAGTCAGCATATGCGGAGTTTCCATATTTTTACTAGAAGCAAAATAAATTAAACAAGTTACCAGTGTTAGGAGCAGAATTATCTGTTCTTTCTCATTCACACAGCGATATGCAACATACAATTTATTTCACCATATATAACTGTCTGATCACTGTTAGATGCAACAATTGTTCGAACGAGTCATTTTGATGACATGAGAGGACAGAGATCATTGTATAGATGTGTGGGTCACCAAGATGATCTCATGTGTAGACTTCTCTTCTCATTTGGGTTGGGGATTAAGCCATTAATGTCAGAATTAGCTATTTCTAAGCTTAGTAACAGTATGGAAATGTGTTTGTTTGGTCACAGTTGTTCCATTAGAATGAAGCAATTCTGATGTTTTTCTAGTACCTCTCGAAAATTGTCATTAAGTTGTGATTGGTTGCTGATGAAAGTTATCATGTTTGGAAGTGAATCCACTCCATAATTTTATCCAATGTGTGCTACTGTGGCTGTGCCTAGGGCTCGGTAAATTTGTCCATATTATGTATGAATATTAATTAGTTCTTAGAGATAAGAGATTGGGGAATAGATTGCTCGATCTTGTTAGCGGAACAACCCGAAACGTCCTTTTACTCTTTAATTGTTTCTAACCTCTTTAATTGTTTCTAAGGACTTTAGAGGCTTTAGAGGTCCACCTCTTATCTCCATAAAACAGGCTTTAGAGGTCCACCTCTTTAATTGTTTCTAACCTGGCAAGTATTTATTATTCTGATCTTTGGTGAACCGGATGAAATTCTCTTATTCAATAGCCACTAACTTGCTTCCATTTACTTATTAGATTTCCACTACAAatgaagaaatttacaaatttgTTTTTCATTCTTATGTTTACTTAATCTTGTGCTCTGCAGCCTTCACAGCAGCCTTCAGAAAGACGCTCCAAACGTCTTGAGAAGCAAAATCTCAAACTGGAAGAGAAGGTAAGATCCCACCAGAAATGTATAGATCTTTTGGCTTGAGTAATGGAATGGTGATGGGTCATCCAGTCCTAACTCCAGACCTACCCACTTGTTTGGTTTGAGGAATCAATGGGTTGATCTATCACCACCTCATTCCTCACAGGCACATGGTTTGTGTAATTTACTACTTTATTACATTGAGTAATCCTACCAAATTCATGTTTGAGACCtagttggtcttggtttggttgtGGGTCGATTTTATCTTTGTGGCACAAATGTTTTAAGTGCTGATGTGATGGAGTGTGTTTGTGTATATTTTGTTTGTACTCTTAATGCAATGATGCGACTCTCTCATGTATActcgagagaaaaaaaataggatGGACTATTCCATCTAGGATGGGTTGATCCATTGAATTCCATACCTAAAAAACAAGAGAGAATTATTTCCTTTGCCCTAAAAGAAGTTGTGCTTAGTTTCTTGGTCCTTTTTCTCTTGGCCTCCAAAACAAGTTTCGTTTAGTTTCTTGGCCCTTCCGTCACCTGCAGTTAGGTCTACAGTCTTATTATATTCAAACACATCAGTTTATTTTTTAACCAGAAAAACGATAACATAAAGGAATTTTCAtgaatttttggtatttttcccactagtaaaataatttctaggcatttataatctattttcagtttttaaatcacagaaaatcaCAAGAACACGGTAAAACAGTGAAAAATTCACTGGAGTCATATCTAAGCTATGTAGCACCGATACGGATAGGCGTATCAGTATCGGCCCGATACGGATACGTAGATACGTCAAATTTCTGCAAAACTTAAAGGCACAAAGGTGTATCGgagtatcggatacggatacgcggatacgtatCTGATACGTGATACGGGGTCATGTTGAAGTATCGGGGTTACAGAGTATCTAAGcatgctggatccagcaaaagTCACTAACATGCCATTTGAGCTATTGAAAAGTAGATATTGTTATTAATAATTCTCTAACTCGTTTTGGGGGCCAAATAGCCAAGTTCAAGAGAAAAAGGTCCAAGAAACTAAGCACAACATGTTTTAGTTTTAGGGCCAAGGAAATAATTCTctcaaaaacaaaaaggaaaaaagaattcTGCAAGTGTTGCATAGCACATTGCCTAAGTTTTCCGTGTCTAGTAAAAAAAGCGAATAGTAATTGTTGAGTTTTACAACATATGAACAGCTGCAATtgcatattttatatttaattctcCTGTCTCCACTCATAATTTTCCCGTCCAGGCAGAGGGCAAGGAAGATGACATAATTGAAGCAGAACCAGATCCAGAAGACGAAGTAGTTGCTGGACCTGGAGGAGAACCGAAGATAGGTATGGTTTTCCTGAATGAGGATAAGGCCTATGAATTCTATGTCAACTATGCTGAAGCTGAAGGATTCAGTGTCCGAAAAGGCTTTTTGGACAAAACTGCGAAGAATGTTACAAAATCTCGAGCATATGTTTGTTCCAAGGAGGGATTTCGTCCGAAAAATAGTTCTGCTGAATCAAAGAAGCCACGACCAGAAACAAGAACCGGTTGCCAGGCACACATGACTATTAAAATTACAGCAAGTGGAAAATATGTAGTGACTGAATTTGTGTCTGATCATAATCATGATCGTGAAGCTCCTTTGGTGGACATTCAGATTTTGAAGTCACATAAATTGTTAGCAAAGGTACAACAGCCTCCCGATCCACCAAAAGTTGTTTTGATTCCAATTGAGTATAAAAATTACACAAGGACAAAACGCATAAAAGATATGCAATTAGGTGATGCCCAGGCCATCAGTGAATATTTACGAAGGATGAAAGGCGAGAATCCTTCTTTCTTTTATGCCAttcaagtggatgaagatgacCAATTCACAAATGTATTCTGGGCTGACATTAAATCAATAATGGATTATAATTACTTCGGCGATGTAGTGTGCATCGACACAAGATATTGCACAAATGATTATGGGAGACCTCTACTGTTGTTTATTGGTGTTAACCATCATAGGCAGCCAATAATATTTGGTACAGCATTGATTTATGATGACTCAGTTCAATCCTTTAGATGGTTGTTAGAGACCTTCAAATCAGCTATGAGTGGAAAACAGCCAAAAACAGTTTTGACTGATCAATCTACATCACTTATTGATGCAATTTCTTCTGTTTGGCCTGGGACCACCCACCGCTTCTCACTGTTGCATCTATTTCTGACTGCTAGCAATGCATTAAGGGACAACTTCCAAGATTcagaaacttttgcacttgATTTTAGTAGGTGGCTGTATGACTATGAGGAAGAGGACTTCATTTCAAGTTGGGAAATCCTTTCGGAGAAGTACAATTTAAAGGATAGTGAGTGGTTAAGTAAATTGTACGATGATAGGGAAAGATGGGCTTTGCCATATGGGCGTGATACATTTTGTGCAGATATTGCAGCTACATTAAGAAGTGATAACACAGATACTATCCTGAAAGATCTCCTTAAATCAGAAGTAGATCTTCGAACCTTCTTCAACAGTTATGATAAATTTTTGGAGGAAAAACGTCTAGCGGAACAACAAGCTGACTACCTTGGGGCTCAAATGACACAAAGGGTAGTACCACTGCGGTTGCTTTGGCAAGCTGCTAATTCATATACTCCATCACTTTTTGAGATGTTCAGGACGGAATTTGAACAGATTTCGGACTGCATAGTCTATAGCTGTGGTGAGCTTGGACCGATATCTGAGTACCAGGTAACTGTCAAAGACAGGCCTCGGAGTCAGTTTGTTAGGTTTGATTCGACTGAATGTATGGCTGTTTGTAGTTGTAAGAAGTTTGAATTCACAGGCCTTCCATGTTGTCATGTATTGAAAATTCTTGAACTGAGAAATGTCAAAGAACTTCCACCACACTATATTCTGAAAAGATGGAGAAAAGATGCTCAAAGCGAAGCTCCTGGAGAGAGCTATGGCTATGCAGCCATAGATGAAGATCCCAGGTTTTCATCATCAAGGCGGTATAATACATTGTGCCGAACTTTATACAAAATTGCAGCAAAAGCTTCTGAAAGCATTGAAGCTTATGCATTCCTGGAGAACCAATATGAACAGCTTGTGGAACAAGTGGAGGTACTTTTGCAAGCAAAGTTGCATGATAAATCTTCCTTAAGTGCTATCCTGAAAGGCCATCAGCCACATTTGCTTCAGAGTGAAGTCAGCAACAGTGAACCTCGCAGAGTAACTgctaagaaaaataaaaatatagagCCACGTCGCCAGCAACAAAGTCCTCTAGATTCAAATAAGAAAAAGGCTAGACAAGGTTTGGTCATTGCTATGTTGCTTTAGTATTTGATTTTATATGATCAATGTGTGATCTGATTAATCTGTTGCAGGTCTAATGGAGCCTGAGGAAATTGATGTCCCACTAAGAGTTGTTCCTCCCACAGTATCAAACGATATTCCAAATCATTTAAGAACTCCAACCAGTCAATTTCTTGCACCAAGCCATATAATGCAGGTAAAATTTATACCCTTTATGCTTTTTCAGTACGAATTGATGAACAGACGTGAAGGTAGATGATTACATCAGTTGCAGTTACTACACACACTGAAGAGCTGATATGTTGATGCTTTTGGTATGTAGGCACCATATGTTGCCCAGCAGTTTGGTCTTGGTTCTCTCCAGGGATTCCCAGGCATGTCACCATTTGGGCAGGTAACTTGGATTTTCagactttttaaaaaaaaatacaagtatACAATTTTGTACTCATGTGCTGCAAATTAACATGTTGCTAGCTTCAAGAACCAACATCACTTC
This window contains:
- the LOC120689890 gene encoding protein FAR1-RELATED SEQUENCE 5-like; protein product: MVGRAAATAEAASCDPPPEPDAPSLQVGAADEQDDAQAGAAAGPPPPPQQAGDADEGEDVSGSPAAPLGGRCGAMMEVVGKDGGGGKWKVSKLVVEHNHELQVAPSEVAATVPALGMEFDSVDAAKEFYYRYGERVGFKARPGSNRRSVGDGEKIMQRFQCWRGNYSSRRGKGKDSDEGKEAEEMVEAAARKRKREPYKTRSRNAGKKDAEVVEVKGVGVGGPGNGLEVQNGRGSSSRRGRSKKGMVEQDGKSVAGLEVENDRVHDKEELEDEGKDQEGVEEEVQVEVKRGRGRPRKAVTEDDALQAHVLRELGVRASQYNHEERKKILSKYLSKRQSRPASSRPTKPSQQPSERRSKRLEKQNLKLEEKAEGKEDDIIEAEPDPEDEVVAGPGGEPKIGMVFLNEDKAYEFYVNYAEAEGFSVRKGFLDKTAKNVTKSRAYVCSKEGFRPKNSSAESKKPRPETRTGCQAHMTIKITASGKYVVTEFVSDHNHDREAPLVDIQILKSHKLLAKVQQPPDPPKVVLIPIEYKNYTRTKRIKDMQLGDAQAISEYLRRMKGENPSFFYAIQVDEDDQFTNVFWADIKSIMDYNYFGDVVCIDTRYCTNDYGRPLLLFIGVNHHRQPIIFGTALIYDDSVQSFRWLLETFKSAMSGKQPKTVLTDQSTSLIDAISSVWPGTTHRFSLLHLFLTASNALRDNFQDSETFALDFSRWLYDYEEEDFISSWEILSEKYNLKDSEWLSKLYDDRERWALPYGRDTFCADIAATLRSDNTDTILKDLLKSEVDLRTFFNSYDKFLEEKRLAEQQADYLGAQMTQRVVPLRLLWQAANSYTPSLFEMFRTEFEQISDCIVYSCGELGPISEYQVTVKDRPRSQFVRFDSTECMAVCSCKKFEFTGLPCCHVLKILELRNVKELPPHYILKRWRKDAQSEAPGESYGYAAIDEDPRFSSSRRYNTLCRTLYKIAAKASESIEAYAFLENQYEQLVEQVEVLLQAKLHDKSSLSAILKGHQPHLLQSEVSNSEPRRVTAKKNKNIEPRRQQQSPLDSNKKKARQGLMEPEEIDVPLRVVPPTVSNDIPNHLRTPTSQFLAPSHIMQAPYVAQQFGLGSLQGFPGMSPFGQLQEPTSLQQASHLQPPPFHNGPQIPQAPPPDIQSLQFISSNPQLGHQTTDQGQYTIPVWDFL